Proteins co-encoded in one Apodemus sylvaticus chromosome 6, mApoSyl1.1, whole genome shotgun sequence genomic window:
- the Pik3cg gene encoding phosphatidylinositol 4,5-bisphosphate 3-kinase catalytic subunit gamma isoform isoform X1: MELENYEQAVVLREDNLRRRRRMKPRSATGSLSSMELIPIEFVLPTSQRICKTPETALLHVAGHGNVEQMKAQVWLRVLETSVAAEFYHRLGPDQFLLLYQKKGQWYEIYDRYQVVQTLDCLRYWKMMHKSPGQIHVVQRHVPSEETLAFQKQLTSLIGYDVTDISNVHDDELEFTRRRLVTPRMEEVASRDAKLYAMHPWVTSKPLPEYLSKKIANNCIFIVIHRGTTSQTIKVSADDTPGAILHSFFTKMAKKKSLMNIPESQSEQDFVLRVCGRDEYLVGETPLKNFQWVRQCLKNGDEIHLVLDTPPDPALDEVRNEEWPLVDDCTGVTGYHEQLTIHGKDHESVFTVSLWDCDRKFRVKIRGIDIPVLPRNTDLTVFVEANIQHGQQVLCQRRTSPKPFTEEVLWNVWLEFGIKIKDLPKGALLNLQIYCCKTPPLSSKVSAETSSSESKGKAQLLYYVNLLLIDHRFLLRHGDYVLHMWQISGKAEEQGSFNADKLTSATNPDKENSMSISILLDNYCHPIALPKHQPTPDPEGDRVRAEMPNQLRKQLEAIIATDPLNPLTAEDKELLWHFRYESLKHPKAYPKLFSSVKWGQQEIVAKTYQLLARREIWDQSALDVGLTMQLLDCNFSDENVRAIAVQKLEGLEDDDVLHYLLQLVQAVKFEPYHDSALARFLLKRGLRNKRIGHFLFWFLRSEIAQSRHYQQRFAVILEAYLRGCGTAMLQDFTQQVHVIEMLQKVTIEIKSLSAEKYDVSSQVISQLKQKLESLQNSNLPESFRVPYDPGLKAGTLVVEKCKVMASKKKPLWLEFKCADPTVLSNETIGIIFKHGDDLRQDMLILQILRIMESIWETESLDLCLLPYGCISTGDKIGMIEIVKDATTIAQIQQSTVGNTGAFKDEVLNHWLKEKCPIEEKFQAAVERFVYSCAGYCVATFVLGIGDRHNDNIMISETGNLFHIDFGHILGNYKSFLGINKERVPFVLTPDFLFVMGTSGKKTSPHFQKFQDVCVRAYLALRHHTNLLIILFSMMLMTGMPQLTSKEDIEYIRDALTVGRSEEDAKKYFLDQIEVCRDKGWTVQFNWFLHLVLGIKQGEKHSA, translated from the exons atggagctggagaactatGAACAAGCAGTGGTGCTAAGAGAGGACAACCTCCGCCGGCGCCGGAGGATGAAGCCCCGCAGCGCAACTGGCAGCCTGTCATCCATGGAGCTCATCCCCATTGAGTTCGTACTGCCCACCAGCCAGCGAATCTGCAAGACTCCAGAAACAGCGCTGCTGCATGTGGCTGGCCATGGCAATGTGGAGCAGATGAAGGCTCAGGTGTGGCTACGCGTACTGGAGACCAGTGTGGCTGCGGAATTCTACCACCGATTGGGCCCGGACCAGTTCCTCCTGCTCTACCAGAAGAAGGGACAATGGTATGAGATCTACGACAGGTACCAGGTGGTGCAGACCCTAGACTGCCTACGTTACTGGAAGATGATGCACAAGAGCCCTGGCCAGATCCACGTGGTACAGCGACACGTACCTTCTGAGGAGACCCTGGCTTTCCAGAAGCAGCTCACCTCTCTGATTGGCTATGACGTCACTGACATCAGCAATGTGCACGATGATGAGTTAGAGTTCACTCGCCGCCGTCTGGTTACTCCCCGCATGGAGGAGGTGGCTAGCCGGGATGCCAAACTCTATGCTATGCACCCTTGGGTGACATCCAAACCTCTCCCAGAGTATCTGTCCAAAAAGATTGCCAACAACTGTATCTTCATCGTCATCCACCGCGGTACCACCAGTCAAACCATCAAGGTCTCCGCAGATGATACTCCTGGCGCCATCCTCCACAGCTTCTTCACCAAAATGGCCAAGAAGAAGTCCCTAATGAATATCCCAGAAAGTCAAAGTGAGCAGGATTTTGTGCTGCGGGTCTGTGGCCGCGATGAGTACCTGGTGGGTGAAACGCCCCTCAAAAATTTCCAGTGGGTAAGGCAGTGCCTCAAGAATGGAGATGAAATACACCTGGTGCTCGACACACCTCCAGACCCAGCCCTTGATGAGGTGAGGAACGAAGAATGGCCCCTGGTGGATGACTGCACTGGAGTCACCGGCTACCACGAGCAGCTGACCATCCACGGCAAGGACCACGAGAGCGTGTTCACGGTGTCTTTGTGGGACTGTGACCGAAAGTTCAGGGTCAAGATCAGAGGCATTGATATCCCTGTCCTGCCTCGAAACACTGACCTCACTGTTTTTGTGGAAGCGAACATACAGCACGGGCAACAAGTCCTTTGCCAAAGGAGAACCAGCCCTAAGCCTTTTACAGAAGAGGTGCTCTGGAATGTGTGGCTAGAGTTTGGCATCAAAATCAAAGACTTGCCCAAAGGGGCCCTATTGAACCTACAGATCTACTGCTGCAAAACcccaccactgtccagcaagGTTTCTGCGGAGACATCAAGTTCAGAGTCCAAGGGCAAAGCCCAGCTTCTCTATTATGTGAACTTGCTGTTAATAGACCACCGTTTCCTCCTCCGCCACGGGGACTACGTGCTCCACATGTGGCAGAtatctgggaaggcagaggagcaGGGCAGCTTCAATGCTGACAAGCTCACATCCGCAACCAATCCCGACAAGGAGAATTCAATGTCCATTTCCATCCTGCTGGACAACTACTGCCACCCCATAGCCTTGCCTAAGCACCAGCCCACCCCTGACCCAGAGGGAGACAGGGTTCGAGCCGAAATGCCCAATCAGCTTCGAAAGCAATTGGAGGCAATCATAGCCACAGATCCACTTAACCCCCTCACAGCCGAGGACAAAGAATTGCTTTGGCATTTTCGATATGAAAGCCTGAAGCATCCGAAGGCATATCCTAAGCTGTTCAGCTCAGTGAAATGGGGACAGCAAGAAATTGTTGCCAAAACCTACCAGCTGCTAGCCAGAAGGGAGATCTGGGATCAAAGTGCTTTGGACGTTGGCTTAACCATGCAGCTCCTGGACTGCAACTTCTCAGACGAAAACGTAAGGGCCATTGCAGTTCAGAAGCTGGAGGGCTTGGAGGACGATGACGTTTTACATTACCTTCTCCAGCTGGTGCAG GCTGTGAAATTTGAACCCTACCATGACAGTGCGCTGGCCAGATTCCTGCTGAAACGTGGCTTGAGA AACAAAAGAATCGGTCACTTCTTGTTCTGGTTCCTGCGAAGTGAGATAGCCCAGTCCAGACACTATCAGCAGAGGTTCGCTGTGATCCTGGAGGCGTACCTCCGGGGCTGTGGCACAGCCATGCTACAGGACTTCACACAGCAGGTCCACGTGATTGAGATGTTACAGAAAGTCACCATTGAGATTAAATCGCTCTCGGCTGAAAAGTATGATGTCAGTTCCCAAG TTATTTCACAGCTTAAGCAAAAGCTTGAAAGCCTGCAGAATTCCAATCTCCCTGAGAGCTTTAGAGTTCCCTATGACCCTGGACTGAAAGCCGGTACTCTGGTG GTTGAGAAATGTAAAGTGATGGCCTCCAAGAAGAAGCCCCTGTGGCTTGAGTTTAAATGTGCTGATCCTACAGTCCTATCTAACGAAACCATTGGAATCATCTTTAAACATGGTGATGATCTCCGCCAAGACATGTTGATCTTACAG ATCCTACGCATCATGGAGTCCATCTGGGAGACTGAATCTCTGGACCTGTGCCTTCTGCCTTACGGTTGTATCTCAACTGGTGACAAAATAG GAATGATTGAGATTGTGAAGGACGCCACAACGATCGCTCAAATTCAGCAAAGCACAGTGGGTAACACAGGAGCGTTCAAGGATGAGGTCCTGAATCACTGGCTCAAGGAAAAATGCCCTATTGAAGAAAAG TTTCAGGCCGCAGTGGAAAGGTTTGTTTACTCCTGTGCAGGCTACTGTGTGGCCACGTTTGTTCTCGGGATAGGTGACAGGCACAACGACAACATTATGATCTCAGAAACAG GAAACCTATTTCATATAGACTTTGGACACATTCTTGGGAATTACAAGAGTTTTCTGGGCATTAATAAAGAGAGAGTGCCATTTGTCCTAACCCCAGACTTCTTGTTTGTGATGGGAACTTCTGGCAAAAAGACAAGTCCACACTTCCAGAAATTCCAG
- the Pik3cg gene encoding phosphatidylinositol 4,5-bisphosphate 3-kinase catalytic subunit gamma isoform isoform X2 has product MELENYEQAVVLREDNLRRRRRMKPRSATGSLSSMELIPIEFVLPTSQRICKTPETALLHVAGHGNVEQMKAQVWLRVLETSVAAEFYHRLGPDQFLLLYQKKGQWYEIYDRYQVVQTLDCLRYWKMMHKSPGQIHVVQRHVPSEETLAFQKQLTSLIGYDVTDISNVHDDELEFTRRRLVTPRMEEVASRDAKLYAMHPWVTSKPLPEYLSKKIANNCIFIVIHRGTTSQTIKVSADDTPGAILHSFFTKMAKKKSLMNIPESQSEQDFVLRVCGRDEYLVGETPLKNFQWVRQCLKNGDEIHLVLDTPPDPALDEVRNEEWPLVDDCTGVTGYHEQLTIHGKDHESVFTVSLWDCDRKFRVKIRGIDIPVLPRNTDLTVFVEANIQHGQQVLCQRRTSPKPFTEEVLWNVWLEFGIKIKDLPKGALLNLQIYCCKTPPLSSKVSAETSSSESKGKAQLLYYVNLLLIDHRFLLRHGDYVLHMWQISGKAEEQGSFNADKLTSATNPDKENSMSISILLDNYCHPIALPKHQPTPDPEGDRVRAEMPNQLRKQLEAIIATDPLNPLTAEDKELLWHFRYESLKHPKAYPKLFSSVKWGQQEIVAKTYQLLARREIWDQSALDVGLTMQLLDCNFSDENAVKFEPYHDSALARFLLKRGLRNKRIGHFLFWFLRSEIAQSRHYQQRFAVILEAYLRGCGTAMLQDFTQQVHVIEMLQKVTIEIKSLSAEKYDVSSQVISQLKQKLESLQNSNLPESFRVPYDPGLKAGTLVVEKCKVMASKKKPLWLEFKCADPTVLSNETIGIIFKHGDDLRQDMLILQILRIMESIWETESLDLCLLPYGCISTGDKIGMIEIVKDATTIAQIQQSTVGNTGAFKDEVLNHWLKEKCPIEEKFQAAVERFVYSCAGYCVATFVLGIGDRHNDNIMISETGNLFHIDFGHILGNYKSFLGINKERVPFVLTPDFLFVMGTSGKKTSPHFQKFQDVCVRAYLALRHHTNLLIILFSMMLMTGMPQLTSKEDIEYIRDALTVGRSEEDAKKYFLDQIEVCRDKGWTVQFNWFLHLVLGIKQGEKHSA; this is encoded by the exons atggagctggagaactatGAACAAGCAGTGGTGCTAAGAGAGGACAACCTCCGCCGGCGCCGGAGGATGAAGCCCCGCAGCGCAACTGGCAGCCTGTCATCCATGGAGCTCATCCCCATTGAGTTCGTACTGCCCACCAGCCAGCGAATCTGCAAGACTCCAGAAACAGCGCTGCTGCATGTGGCTGGCCATGGCAATGTGGAGCAGATGAAGGCTCAGGTGTGGCTACGCGTACTGGAGACCAGTGTGGCTGCGGAATTCTACCACCGATTGGGCCCGGACCAGTTCCTCCTGCTCTACCAGAAGAAGGGACAATGGTATGAGATCTACGACAGGTACCAGGTGGTGCAGACCCTAGACTGCCTACGTTACTGGAAGATGATGCACAAGAGCCCTGGCCAGATCCACGTGGTACAGCGACACGTACCTTCTGAGGAGACCCTGGCTTTCCAGAAGCAGCTCACCTCTCTGATTGGCTATGACGTCACTGACATCAGCAATGTGCACGATGATGAGTTAGAGTTCACTCGCCGCCGTCTGGTTACTCCCCGCATGGAGGAGGTGGCTAGCCGGGATGCCAAACTCTATGCTATGCACCCTTGGGTGACATCCAAACCTCTCCCAGAGTATCTGTCCAAAAAGATTGCCAACAACTGTATCTTCATCGTCATCCACCGCGGTACCACCAGTCAAACCATCAAGGTCTCCGCAGATGATACTCCTGGCGCCATCCTCCACAGCTTCTTCACCAAAATGGCCAAGAAGAAGTCCCTAATGAATATCCCAGAAAGTCAAAGTGAGCAGGATTTTGTGCTGCGGGTCTGTGGCCGCGATGAGTACCTGGTGGGTGAAACGCCCCTCAAAAATTTCCAGTGGGTAAGGCAGTGCCTCAAGAATGGAGATGAAATACACCTGGTGCTCGACACACCTCCAGACCCAGCCCTTGATGAGGTGAGGAACGAAGAATGGCCCCTGGTGGATGACTGCACTGGAGTCACCGGCTACCACGAGCAGCTGACCATCCACGGCAAGGACCACGAGAGCGTGTTCACGGTGTCTTTGTGGGACTGTGACCGAAAGTTCAGGGTCAAGATCAGAGGCATTGATATCCCTGTCCTGCCTCGAAACACTGACCTCACTGTTTTTGTGGAAGCGAACATACAGCACGGGCAACAAGTCCTTTGCCAAAGGAGAACCAGCCCTAAGCCTTTTACAGAAGAGGTGCTCTGGAATGTGTGGCTAGAGTTTGGCATCAAAATCAAAGACTTGCCCAAAGGGGCCCTATTGAACCTACAGATCTACTGCTGCAAAACcccaccactgtccagcaagGTTTCTGCGGAGACATCAAGTTCAGAGTCCAAGGGCAAAGCCCAGCTTCTCTATTATGTGAACTTGCTGTTAATAGACCACCGTTTCCTCCTCCGCCACGGGGACTACGTGCTCCACATGTGGCAGAtatctgggaaggcagaggagcaGGGCAGCTTCAATGCTGACAAGCTCACATCCGCAACCAATCCCGACAAGGAGAATTCAATGTCCATTTCCATCCTGCTGGACAACTACTGCCACCCCATAGCCTTGCCTAAGCACCAGCCCACCCCTGACCCAGAGGGAGACAGGGTTCGAGCCGAAATGCCCAATCAGCTTCGAAAGCAATTGGAGGCAATCATAGCCACAGATCCACTTAACCCCCTCACAGCCGAGGACAAAGAATTGCTTTGGCATTTTCGATATGAAAGCCTGAAGCATCCGAAGGCATATCCTAAGCTGTTCAGCTCAGTGAAATGGGGACAGCAAGAAATTGTTGCCAAAACCTACCAGCTGCTAGCCAGAAGGGAGATCTGGGATCAAAGTGCTTTGGACGTTGGCTTAACCATGCAGCTCCTGGACTGCAACTTCTCAGACGAAAAC GCTGTGAAATTTGAACCCTACCATGACAGTGCGCTGGCCAGATTCCTGCTGAAACGTGGCTTGAGA AACAAAAGAATCGGTCACTTCTTGTTCTGGTTCCTGCGAAGTGAGATAGCCCAGTCCAGACACTATCAGCAGAGGTTCGCTGTGATCCTGGAGGCGTACCTCCGGGGCTGTGGCACAGCCATGCTACAGGACTTCACACAGCAGGTCCACGTGATTGAGATGTTACAGAAAGTCACCATTGAGATTAAATCGCTCTCGGCTGAAAAGTATGATGTCAGTTCCCAAG TTATTTCACAGCTTAAGCAAAAGCTTGAAAGCCTGCAGAATTCCAATCTCCCTGAGAGCTTTAGAGTTCCCTATGACCCTGGACTGAAAGCCGGTACTCTGGTG GTTGAGAAATGTAAAGTGATGGCCTCCAAGAAGAAGCCCCTGTGGCTTGAGTTTAAATGTGCTGATCCTACAGTCCTATCTAACGAAACCATTGGAATCATCTTTAAACATGGTGATGATCTCCGCCAAGACATGTTGATCTTACAG ATCCTACGCATCATGGAGTCCATCTGGGAGACTGAATCTCTGGACCTGTGCCTTCTGCCTTACGGTTGTATCTCAACTGGTGACAAAATAG GAATGATTGAGATTGTGAAGGACGCCACAACGATCGCTCAAATTCAGCAAAGCACAGTGGGTAACACAGGAGCGTTCAAGGATGAGGTCCTGAATCACTGGCTCAAGGAAAAATGCCCTATTGAAGAAAAG TTTCAGGCCGCAGTGGAAAGGTTTGTTTACTCCTGTGCAGGCTACTGTGTGGCCACGTTTGTTCTCGGGATAGGTGACAGGCACAACGACAACATTATGATCTCAGAAACAG GAAACCTATTTCATATAGACTTTGGACACATTCTTGGGAATTACAAGAGTTTTCTGGGCATTAATAAAGAGAGAGTGCCATTTGTCCTAACCCCAGACTTCTTGTTTGTGATGGGAACTTCTGGCAAAAAGACAAGTCCACACTTCCAGAAATTCCAG